One part of the Cryptosporangium phraense genome encodes these proteins:
- a CDS encoding PadR family transcriptional regulator, with product MDTTQLLKGVLDLAVLAVIRDADGYGYDVLRRLRAAGLADVGDASVYGTLRRLYSAGCLTSYVVPSEEGPHRKYYGITDAGRDQLTESTKTWTGFARTMDDLLTGEAVA from the coding sequence ATGGACACCACACAACTACTCAAAGGCGTACTCGACCTAGCCGTCCTAGCCGTCATCCGAGACGCCGACGGCTACGGCTACGACGTGCTCCGCCGACTACGCGCCGCCGGTCTTGCCGACGTCGGGGACGCTTCGGTGTACGGCACACTCCGGCGGCTGTACTCCGCCGGCTGCCTGACGTCGTACGTCGTCCCCAGCGAAGAGGGGCCGCACCGCAAGTACTACGGAATCACCGACGCCGGCCGGGACCAGCTCACCGAGTCGACGAAGACCTGGACCGGCTTCGCCCGGACCATGGACGACCTGTTGACCGGGGAGGCAGTGGCATGA